In Rutidosis leptorrhynchoides isolate AG116_Rl617_1_P2 chromosome 2, CSIRO_AGI_Rlap_v1, whole genome shotgun sequence, one genomic interval encodes:
- the LOC139888467 gene encoding uncharacterized protein: MGNCMETCVQKKHTEEKAQVLQMVEQEKQEPLKTRGGYGMESSKMRVKLVLTKDELEWLLLQLKITKGKRLEDVLSEIEKSRMNVKSVGGWKPSLESIMETPEVHLEMNRSA; this comes from the coding sequence ATGGGAAATTGTATGGAAACATGTGTACAAAAGAAGCACACAGAGGAAAAGGCACAAGTTTTGCAGATGGTGGAACAAGAAAAACAAGAACCTTTGAAAACAAGGGGTGGTTATGGAATGGAAAGTAGTAAAATGAGGGTAAAGTTGGTATTAACAAAAGATGAACTTGAGTGGTTGTTATTGCAGTTGAAGATCACAAAAGGTAAGAGATTAGAAGATGTTTTGAGTGAAATTGAAAAGAGTAGAATGAATGTGAAAAGTGTTGGAGGATGGAAACCTTCTTTAGAAAGTATTATGGAAACCCCTGAGGTTCATCTTGAAATGAACAGATCTGCTTAA